A genomic window from Blastococcus saxobsidens DD2 includes:
- a CDS encoding SAM-dependent methyltransferase: MLIVVLPDDDRCGLGCFRVATADLRTVPAGLSPRLAAVVDALPVQPHSRVLEIGCGPGAAARAVADRLVTGHVLAIDRSVTAVAQAAAASAEHLATRRLRVRHVAAEDFVLEPRDEPFDIVFAVRVGALDGRHPDAGARVVRRIAAATRPGARLFIDGGRELPIPRP, translated from the coding sequence GTGCTCATCGTCGTCCTACCGGACGACGACCGTTGCGGGCTCGGCTGCTTCCGGGTGGCGACGGCTGACCTCCGCACCGTGCCCGCCGGCCTGTCGCCCCGTCTCGCCGCAGTCGTGGACGCATTGCCCGTGCAGCCGCACTCCCGTGTCCTGGAGATCGGCTGCGGCCCCGGGGCAGCCGCGCGGGCCGTGGCCGACCGACTCGTCACCGGTCATGTCCTGGCCATCGACCGGTCTGTCACGGCCGTCGCCCAGGCGGCGGCCGCATCAGCCGAACACCTCGCCACGCGGCGGCTGCGCGTCCGGCATGTCGCTGCCGAGGATTTCGTCCTGGAGCCGCGGGACGAACCGTTCGACATCGTCTTCGCCGTCCGCGTCGGCGCCCTCGACGGCCGGCACCCCGACGCCGGTGCCCGGGTCGTGCGACGCATCGCCGCGGCGACGAGGCCCGGCGCCCGCCTCTTCATCGACGGCGGCAGGGAACTGCCGATCCCCCGGCCCTGA
- a CDS encoding acyl-CoA thioesterase: MNEGAEATQAAALLSVLDLTERETDVFVGRTPTTERQRIFGGQVAGQALVAAGRTVPVERGVHSLHSYFLRPGDPTEEIRYSVDRIRDGRSFTTRRVIACQRRNGEDVAIFALTADFHAGEPAVAEHALPMPAVPGPEDLPGTDEIVARHGGQAAWMAAMGRVVEQRFTRDPFAAPPKAPPDTQTWTWFRVAGELTDDPVVQAAALTFVSDLTLLSAGFARLGGGWPDFVGASLDHAVWFHRRVRADDWLLYETDSPAASSGRALCFGQVWSADGTHVATVAQEGLIRSLDR, translated from the coding sequence GTGAACGAGGGCGCGGAGGCCACCCAGGCGGCGGCGCTCCTGTCGGTGCTCGACCTGACCGAGCGGGAAACGGACGTGTTCGTCGGGCGGACCCCGACCACCGAGCGGCAGCGCATCTTCGGGGGGCAGGTCGCCGGCCAGGCGCTCGTGGCCGCGGGGCGCACCGTCCCGGTCGAACGCGGCGTGCACTCGCTGCACTCGTACTTCCTCCGGCCCGGTGATCCGACCGAGGAGATCCGCTACTCGGTGGACCGGATCCGGGACGGGCGCTCGTTCACCACCCGGAGGGTCATCGCCTGCCAGCGGCGCAACGGCGAGGACGTCGCCATCTTCGCGCTCACCGCGGACTTCCACGCGGGGGAGCCCGCCGTCGCAGAGCATGCACTCCCGATGCCGGCCGTGCCCGGCCCCGAGGACCTGCCGGGCACCGACGAGATCGTCGCCCGGCACGGTGGGCAGGCGGCCTGGATGGCGGCGATGGGCCGCGTCGTCGAGCAACGCTTCACGCGAGACCCGTTCGCGGCGCCGCCCAAGGCGCCGCCGGACACGCAGACCTGGACCTGGTTCCGCGTCGCCGGGGAGCTGACCGACGATCCGGTCGTGCAGGCCGCGGCGCTGACCTTCGTGAGCGACCTGACCCTGCTGTCGGCGGGGTTCGCCCGGCTCGGTGGGGGCTGGCCGGACTTCGTCGGCGCCAGCCTCGACCACGCGGTGTGGTTCCACCGCCGCGTCCGCGCCGACGACTGGCTGCTCTACGAGACCGACAGCCCTGCGGCGTCGTCCGGGCGGGCCCTGTGCTTCGGGCAGGTCTGGTCCGCCGACGGCACGCATGTGGCCACGGTGGCCCAGGAGGGGCTCATCCGGTCCCTGGACCGCTGA
- the gltB gene encoding glutamate synthase large subunit: MTDLPASAPAAVPFSAVPAAVPFSALPAPTGLYDPANDKDACGVAFVADARGRRSRRIVQAGLTALHNLDHRGAAGSEPNSGDGAGILTQIPDALLRAGVGFDLPPMGEYSVGIAFMPVDERERAARVEDIARLAEEEGLTVLGWRDVPVDPDGADLGPTARAVMPHFAQLFVAETMGARADETAFGGNKVCNGVTRLERRSFVLRKRAERAAVDAGSSLYITSLSSRTITYKGMLTTDQLPLFFPDLRDERYESAIALVHSRFSTNTFPSWPLAHPFRFIAHNGEINTIKGNRNRMRAREAKLATELFDGPAGPASELGLERIFPVTASDFSDSATFDEVLELLHLSGRSLPHAVLMMIPEAWENHDEMDPARRAFYRFHSSIMEPWDGPAAVCFTDGTLIGAVLDRNGLRPGRWWHTKDDLVVMASEVGVLDIPAADVVAKGRLQPGRMFLVDTASGRIVSDEDVKGALAAGQPYDDWLHAGLVHLPALPERRRSRPSHESVVRRQTLFGYTEEDLRLLVTPMAASGAEPIGSMGTDTPIAPLSDRSRLLYDYFGQLFAQVTNPPLDAIREELVTSLGRTFGPEQNLLAATPASCRQVHLPFPVIDNDELAKILHIDDDGDLPGYAAVRITGHFDVNGGGTALAEAIEQLRSKVSKAISAGARIIVLSDRDCDEQRAPIPSLLMTAAVHHHLVREKTRMEVGLVVESGDCREVHHVALLLGYGAAAVNPYLAFESIEDLIRDGALTGVEPAQAVRNMVKALGKGVLKVMSKMGISTVGSYTMAQIFEAVGLSQDLVDEYFTGTSAPLGGVGIDVLAEEVAMRHRRAYPENPTERAHRTLETGGEYQWRREGEVHLFNPETVFLLQHATRSRQYDVFEKYTQAVDKMSEDAATLRGLFTLKTGVRPPVPLDEVEPVSEIVKRFNTGAMSYGSISQEAHETLAIAMNRLGGRSNTGEGGEDPDRFTPDPNGDLRRSAIKQVASGRFGVTSEYLVNADDIQIKMAQGAKPGEGGQLPGGKVYPWVARTRHSTPGVGLISPPPHHDIYSIEDLKQLIHDLKNANDAARVHVKLVAEVGVGTVAAGVSKAHADVVLISGFDGGTGAAPLTSLKHAGSPWELGLAETQQTLLANGLRDRIVVQVDGQMKTGRDVIVAALLGAEEFGFATAPLVVSGCVMMRVCHLDTCPVGVATQNPELRKRFTGRPEFVVTFFEFLAEQVRHHLAELGFRSIDEAVGHAELLDTRQAVDHWKAAGLDLAPMLVVPELPEGTPRRAVRGQDHGLDVALDQTLIQLCEGALLDARPVSLELPVRNVNRTVGTMLGSMVTRRFGGEGLPEGTIDLTFGGSAGQSFGAFVPRGITMRLFGDANDYVGKGLSGGRIIVRPSREASFAAEDNVIAGNVIGYGATSGEIFLRGRVGERFCVRNSGALAVVEGVGDHALEYMTGGRAVILGPTGRNVAAGMSGGIGYVLDLARHRVNSEMVDVEPLDGESAQWLRDVLVRYAADTESPVAAALLADWGRWSGQFSVIMPRDYRRALEARRAAEAAGVDVDRAVMEAARG, from the coding sequence ATGACCGACCTTCCCGCCTCCGCCCCCGCGGCAGTGCCCTTCTCCGCGGTGCCCGCCGCTGTGCCCTTCTCCGCCCTGCCCGCCCCCACCGGCCTGTACGACCCGGCGAACGACAAGGACGCCTGCGGTGTCGCCTTCGTGGCCGACGCGCGTGGAAGACGGAGCCGGCGCATCGTGCAGGCCGGCCTCACCGCGCTGCACAACCTGGACCACCGGGGTGCCGCGGGTTCCGAGCCCAACTCCGGTGACGGCGCCGGCATCCTCACCCAGATCCCCGACGCCCTGCTGCGCGCCGGCGTCGGGTTCGACCTGCCGCCCATGGGCGAGTACTCGGTGGGCATCGCCTTCATGCCCGTCGACGAGCGGGAGCGGGCCGCCCGCGTCGAGGACATCGCCCGCCTGGCCGAGGAGGAGGGGCTCACCGTCCTGGGCTGGCGCGACGTGCCGGTCGACCCCGACGGCGCCGATCTCGGCCCCACCGCGCGCGCGGTCATGCCGCACTTCGCCCAGCTGTTCGTGGCCGAGACCATGGGCGCCCGGGCGGACGAGACCGCCTTCGGCGGCAACAAGGTGTGCAACGGCGTCACCCGGCTCGAGCGGCGCTCCTTCGTGCTGCGCAAGCGGGCCGAACGCGCCGCCGTGGACGCCGGCAGCTCCCTCTACATCACCTCGCTGTCGTCCCGGACGATCACCTACAAGGGCATGCTGACCACCGACCAGCTGCCGCTGTTCTTCCCCGACCTGCGCGACGAGCGCTACGAGTCGGCGATCGCACTGGTGCACAGCCGTTTCTCGACCAACACCTTCCCGAGCTGGCCGCTGGCCCACCCGTTCCGGTTCATCGCGCACAACGGCGAGATCAACACCATCAAGGGCAACCGCAACCGGATGCGGGCCCGCGAGGCGAAGCTCGCCACCGAGCTCTTCGACGGCCCGGCCGGCCCGGCGTCGGAGCTCGGGCTGGAGCGGATCTTCCCGGTCACCGCGAGCGACTTCAGCGACTCGGCGACCTTCGACGAGGTGCTGGAGCTGCTGCACCTGTCGGGCCGGTCGCTGCCGCACGCGGTGTTGATGATGATCCCCGAGGCGTGGGAGAACCACGACGAGATGGACCCGGCCCGCCGGGCGTTCTACCGGTTCCACTCCTCGATCATGGAGCCGTGGGACGGGCCCGCCGCGGTCTGCTTCACCGACGGCACGCTGATCGGCGCCGTCCTCGACCGCAACGGCCTGCGCCCGGGCCGGTGGTGGCACACCAAGGACGACCTGGTCGTCATGGCCAGCGAGGTCGGCGTGCTCGACATCCCCGCCGCCGACGTCGTCGCCAAGGGCCGGCTGCAGCCGGGCCGGATGTTCCTGGTCGACACCGCCTCCGGGCGGATCGTCTCCGACGAGGACGTCAAGGGCGCCCTGGCCGCCGGGCAGCCGTACGACGACTGGCTGCACGCGGGGCTGGTGCACCTGCCCGCGCTTCCCGAGCGCCGCCGGTCCCGGCCGAGCCACGAGTCGGTCGTCCGGCGTCAGACGCTGTTCGGCTACACCGAGGAGGACCTGCGCCTGCTGGTGACGCCGATGGCGGCCAGCGGTGCCGAGCCGATCGGCTCCATGGGCACCGACACCCCGATCGCGCCGCTCTCGGACCGCTCCCGGCTGCTCTACGACTACTTCGGGCAGCTCTTCGCCCAGGTCACCAACCCGCCGCTGGACGCCATCCGCGAGGAGCTGGTGACCAGCCTGGGCCGCACCTTCGGCCCGGAGCAGAACCTGCTGGCGGCCACCCCGGCGTCGTGCCGGCAGGTGCACCTGCCGTTCCCGGTCATCGACAACGACGAGCTGGCCAAGATCCTGCACATCGACGACGACGGCGACCTGCCGGGCTACGCCGCCGTCCGGATCACCGGCCACTTCGACGTCAACGGTGGCGGCACAGCACTGGCCGAGGCGATCGAGCAGCTGCGCAGCAAGGTCAGCAAGGCAATCTCCGCCGGCGCCCGCATCATCGTGCTCTCCGACCGGGACTGCGACGAGCAGCGCGCGCCGATCCCGTCGCTGCTCATGACCGCCGCGGTCCACCACCACCTGGTGCGGGAGAAGACCCGCATGGAGGTCGGTCTGGTCGTCGAGTCCGGCGACTGCCGCGAGGTGCACCACGTGGCACTGCTGCTGGGCTACGGCGCGGCCGCGGTGAACCCCTACCTGGCCTTCGAGTCGATCGAGGACCTCATCCGCGACGGCGCCCTGACCGGCGTGGAGCCGGCGCAGGCTGTCCGGAACATGGTGAAGGCGCTCGGCAAGGGCGTCCTCAAGGTGATGAGCAAGATGGGCATCAGCACCGTCGGCTCGTACACGATGGCGCAGATCTTCGAGGCCGTCGGTCTCTCGCAGGACCTCGTCGACGAGTACTTCACCGGCACCTCGGCCCCGCTGGGCGGCGTCGGCATCGACGTGCTCGCCGAGGAGGTGGCGATGCGCCACCGCCGGGCCTACCCGGAGAACCCGACCGAGCGGGCGCACCGCACCCTGGAGACCGGCGGCGAGTACCAGTGGCGCCGCGAGGGCGAGGTGCACCTGTTCAACCCCGAGACGGTGTTCCTCCTGCAGCACGCCACGCGGTCGCGGCAGTACGACGTCTTCGAGAAGTACACGCAGGCCGTCGACAAGATGTCCGAGGACGCCGCCACCCTCCGCGGGCTGTTCACGCTGAAGACCGGTGTCCGGCCCCCCGTGCCGCTCGACGAGGTGGAGCCGGTCAGCGAGATCGTCAAGCGGTTCAACACCGGCGCGATGAGCTACGGCTCCATCTCGCAGGAGGCCCACGAGACCCTCGCCATCGCCATGAACCGCCTCGGCGGGCGGTCCAACACCGGTGAGGGCGGCGAGGACCCCGACCGCTTCACCCCCGACCCGAACGGCGACCTGCGCCGCTCGGCCATCAAGCAGGTGGCGTCGGGCCGGTTCGGCGTCACGAGCGAGTACCTGGTCAACGCCGACGACATCCAGATCAAGATGGCGCAGGGCGCCAAGCCCGGCGAGGGCGGTCAGCTGCCGGGCGGCAAGGTCTACCCGTGGGTGGCCCGCACGCGGCACTCCACGCCGGGTGTCGGTCTGATCAGCCCGCCGCCGCACCACGACATCTACTCGATCGAAGACCTCAAGCAGCTGATCCACGATTTGAAGAACGCCAACGACGCGGCACGGGTGCACGTCAAGCTGGTCGCCGAGGTCGGCGTCGGGACGGTCGCGGCCGGCGTCAGCAAGGCGCACGCCGACGTCGTCCTGATCTCCGGGTTCGACGGCGGCACCGGCGCCGCCCCGCTGACCTCGCTCAAGCACGCCGGCTCCCCGTGGGAGCTGGGCCTGGCCGAGACCCAGCAGACGCTGCTCGCCAACGGCCTGCGCGACCGCATCGTGGTGCAGGTCGACGGCCAGATGAAGACGGGTCGCGACGTCATCGTGGCCGCGCTGCTGGGCGCCGAGGAGTTCGGCTTCGCCACCGCGCCGCTGGTGGTCTCCGGCTGCGTGATGATGCGGGTCTGCCACCTGGACACCTGCCCGGTCGGCGTGGCCACGCAGAACCCGGAGCTGCGCAAGCGGTTCACCGGGCGCCCGGAGTTCGTCGTCACCTTCTTCGAGTTCCTCGCGGAGCAGGTGCGGCACCACCTGGCCGAGCTGGGCTTCCGGTCGATCGACGAGGCCGTCGGCCACGCCGAGCTGCTGGACACCCGCCAGGCGGTCGACCACTGGAAGGCGGCGGGCCTGGACCTCGCGCCGATGCTGGTGGTCCCCGAGCTGCCCGAGGGCACGCCGCGCCGCGCGGTGCGGGGCCAGGACCACGGCCTCGACGTCGCGCTGGACCAGACCCTCATCCAGCTGTGCGAGGGGGCGCTGCTCGACGCCCGGCCGGTGAGCCTCGAGCTGCCGGTCCGCAACGTCAACCGCACCGTCGGCACGATGCTGGGTTCGATGGTCACCCGTCGCTTCGGCGGCGAGGGCCTGCCCGAGGGCACGATCGACCTGACCTTCGGTGGGTCGGCCGGGCAGTCGTTCGGCGCGTTCGTGCCGCGGGGCATCACCATGCGGCTGTTCGGTGACGCGAACGACTACGTCGGCAAGGGCCTGTCGGGTGGGCGGATCATCGTCCGGCCCTCCCGCGAGGCGTCGTTCGCCGCGGAGGACAACGTCATCGCCGGCAACGTCATCGGGTACGGCGCCACCAGCGGGGAGATCTTCCTGCGCGGGCGGGTCGGCGAGCGGTTCTGCGTCCGCAACTCCGGGGCGCTCGCGGTCGTCGAGGGCGTGGGCGACCACGCCCTGGAGTACATGACCGGTGGCCGTGCGGTGATCCTCGGGCCGACCGGTCGCAACGTCGCCGCCGGCATGTCCGGTGGCATCGGGTACGTGCTGGACCTCGCCCGTCACCGGGTGAACAGCGAGATGGTCGACGTCGAGCCGCTGGACGGCGAGTCCGCGCAGTGGCTGCGCGACGTGCTGGTCCGGTACGCGGCCGACACCGAGTCGCCGGTCGCCGCGGCGCTGCTGGCCGACTGGGGCCGCTGGTCCGGGCAGTTCAGCGTGATCATGCCGCGCGACTACCGGCGGGCTCTCGAGGCCCGGCGGGCAGCCGAGGCGGCGGGTGTTGATGTGGATCGAGCAGTGATGGAGGCGGCACGTGGCTGA
- a CDS encoding glutamate synthase subunit beta: MADQTGFLKYERALPPRRPVELRIMDWKDVYSLRQNGEDPLFPTAEVRTQAARCMDCGIPFCHHACPVANLIPEWNDLARRDDWHDAIERLHATNNFPEFTGKLCPAPCEGSCVLNLQESPVTIKQIEWEIIDRAWDEGWVAPQTPAERTGKKVAVVGSGPAGLAAAQQLTRAGHDVTVYERADRAGGLLRYGIPEFKMEKSVLDRRLDQMRAEGTRFVTDVDVGGAGENDLSPEQLRGEFDAVVLAGGATIGRDLPAPGRELAGIHLAMEYLPYGNLQALGELDDPPINAHGKHVVIIGGGDTGADCLGTAHRQGAASVAQLEIMPTPPDRRDQGANPWPTYPMIMRVSSAHEEGGERLYSVNTERFLGDSADGTEGRVRALLLHEVERVDGRFQKIEGSERELPADLVFLAMGFTGAQRDGLVDALGVEVDGRGNVSRDDEFMSTVPGVFVAGDMGRGQSLIVWAIAEGRAAAAAADTWLTGESMLPRPVTPTAVALR; the protein is encoded by the coding sequence GTGGCTGACCAGACCGGTTTCCTGAAGTACGAGCGCGCGCTGCCGCCGCGCCGGCCCGTCGAGCTCCGGATCATGGACTGGAAGGACGTCTACAGCCTGCGGCAGAACGGCGAGGACCCGCTCTTCCCGACGGCGGAGGTGCGCACCCAGGCCGCCCGCTGCATGGACTGCGGCATCCCGTTCTGCCACCACGCCTGCCCGGTGGCGAACCTGATCCCGGAGTGGAACGACCTCGCCCGCCGCGACGACTGGCACGACGCGATCGAGCGGCTGCACGCGACCAACAACTTCCCGGAGTTCACCGGGAAGCTGTGCCCGGCTCCGTGCGAGGGCTCGTGCGTGCTGAACCTGCAGGAGTCCCCGGTCACGATCAAGCAGATCGAGTGGGAGATCATCGACCGGGCGTGGGACGAGGGCTGGGTGGCCCCGCAGACTCCCGCCGAGCGCACCGGCAAGAAGGTCGCCGTCGTCGGCTCCGGGCCGGCCGGCCTCGCCGCCGCCCAGCAGCTCACCCGGGCCGGGCACGACGTGACCGTCTACGAGCGGGCCGACCGGGCCGGCGGCCTGCTGCGGTACGGCATTCCCGAGTTCAAGATGGAGAAGTCCGTCCTGGACCGGCGGCTGGACCAGATGCGCGCCGAGGGCACCCGGTTCGTCACCGATGTGGACGTCGGTGGCGCGGGGGAGAACGACCTCTCTCCCGAGCAGTTGCGCGGCGAGTTCGACGCCGTGGTGCTCGCCGGCGGCGCGACCATCGGGCGCGACCTGCCGGCGCCCGGCCGGGAGCTGGCCGGGATCCACCTGGCGATGGAGTACCTGCCCTACGGCAACCTGCAGGCGCTGGGCGAGCTGGACGACCCGCCGATCAACGCCCACGGCAAGCACGTGGTGATCATCGGTGGCGGCGACACCGGGGCCGACTGCCTGGGCACCGCGCACCGGCAGGGTGCGGCCTCGGTCGCGCAGTTGGAGATCATGCCGACCCCGCCGGACCGCCGGGACCAGGGCGCCAACCCCTGGCCGACCTACCCGATGATCATGCGCGTCTCCAGCGCGCACGAGGAGGGCGGCGAGCGGCTGTACTCGGTGAACACCGAGCGATTCCTGGGCGACAGCGCCGACGGCACGGAAGGTCGCGTGCGGGCCCTGCTGCTGCACGAGGTCGAGCGCGTGGACGGCCGGTTCCAGAAGATCGAGGGCAGCGAGCGCGAGCTGCCGGCCGACCTGGTCTTCCTCGCCATGGGATTCACCGGCGCCCAGCGTGACGGCCTGGTCGACGCCCTCGGTGTGGAGGTCGACGGCCGCGGCAACGTCTCCCGTGACGACGAGTTCATGTCCACCGTGCCCGGGGTCTTCGTGGCCGGTGACATGGGCCGCGGCCAGTCGCTCATCGTCTGGGCCATCGCGGAGGGCCGTGCCGCGGCCGCCGCCGCCGACACCTGGCTGACCGGCGAGTCGATGCTGCCGCGGCCGGTCACCCCGACGGCGGTCGCGCTGCGATAA
- a CDS encoding pyridoxal-dependent decarboxylase, which yields MTEPAPHMTPEQFRRHGHEIVDWIADYWTRIGSLPVRSPVSPGDVRDSLPASAPEQGEPFDAILADLDRVVVPGVTHWQHPGFFGYFPANTSGPSVLGDLVSAGLGVQGMSWVTSPAATELEQHVMDWLADLLGLPESFRSSGTGGGVVQDSSSGANLVALLAALHRASGGATVRQGVEPERATVYVSSETHSSMEKAVRIAGLGTDAVRIVEVGGDLAMNPGALAARLERDVARGYRPVLVCATVGTTSTTAVDPLAAIGPICRQYGVWLHVDAAYAGVSAVVPELRKLQAGVEWADSYTTDAHKWLLTGFDATLFWVADRAALTGALSILPDYLRNAATDAGAVVDFRDWQIPLGRRFRALKLWFVVRWYGAEGLRAHIRSHVAMAQELAGWAEADERFDVVAPHPLSLVCLKPRWPEGVDADVATMTLLDRLNDGGEVFLTHTTVGREPVLRVAVGSPATTRAHVERVWTLLVEGHDWLAADFAAQAAEQAAARAADRERAETERDRARAEQERSDQAGAEETEQLGADQREAGGAATEQLEAGAPQAAEVHSDGQAVADAAESTGGRS from the coding sequence GTGACCGAGCCTGCCCCGCACATGACCCCCGAGCAGTTCCGGCGCCACGGGCACGAGATCGTCGACTGGATCGCCGACTACTGGACGCGGATCGGCTCCCTCCCGGTGCGCTCGCCGGTCTCCCCCGGCGACGTCCGGGACTCCCTTCCGGCGTCCGCCCCCGAGCAGGGCGAGCCGTTCGACGCGATCCTGGCCGACCTCGACCGCGTCGTCGTGCCCGGCGTCACGCACTGGCAGCACCCCGGCTTCTTCGGCTACTTCCCGGCCAACACCTCCGGCCCGTCGGTGCTCGGCGACCTGGTCTCGGCAGGGCTGGGCGTGCAGGGCATGTCGTGGGTGACCAGCCCCGCGGCCACCGAGCTGGAGCAGCACGTCATGGACTGGCTGGCCGACCTCCTCGGCCTGCCGGAGTCCTTCCGCTCCTCGGGCACCGGCGGCGGCGTCGTCCAGGACTCCAGCTCCGGCGCCAACCTGGTCGCCCTCCTGGCGGCCCTGCACCGGGCCAGCGGCGGCGCGACCGTCCGCCAGGGCGTCGAGCCCGAGCGCGCCACGGTCTACGTCTCGAGCGAGACCCACTCCTCGATGGAGAAGGCCGTGCGCATCGCCGGTCTCGGCACCGATGCGGTCCGCATCGTGGAGGTCGGCGGCGACCTCGCGATGAACCCCGGCGCGCTGGCCGCGCGCCTGGAGCGGGACGTCGCCCGCGGCTACCGGCCGGTCCTCGTCTGCGCCACGGTGGGCACCACCTCGACCACCGCCGTCGACCCGCTCGCGGCCATCGGGCCGATCTGCCGGCAGTACGGCGTCTGGCTGCACGTCGACGCCGCCTACGCGGGCGTCAGTGCCGTCGTGCCGGAACTGCGGAAGCTGCAGGCCGGCGTCGAGTGGGCCGACAGCTACACCACCGACGCGCACAAGTGGCTGCTCACGGGGTTCGACGCCACGCTCTTCTGGGTCGCCGACCGCGCGGCTCTCACCGGCGCGCTCTCGATCCTCCCCGACTACCTGCGCAACGCGGCCACGGACGCCGGCGCGGTCGTCGACTTCCGCGACTGGCAGATCCCGCTGGGCCGCCGCTTCCGTGCGCTGAAGCTCTGGTTCGTGGTCCGCTGGTACGGCGCCGAGGGGCTGCGGGCGCACATCCGCTCGCACGTCGCCATGGCGCAGGAGCTGGCCGGGTGGGCCGAGGCCGACGAGCGGTTCGACGTCGTCGCGCCGCACCCGTTGTCGCTGGTCTGCCTGAAGCCCCGCTGGCCCGAGGGGGTCGACGCCGACGTCGCGACGATGACGCTGCTGGACCGGCTCAACGACGGCGGCGAGGTCTTCCTGACCCACACCACCGTCGGGCGGGAGCCGGTGCTGCGGGTGGCCGTCGGCTCGCCGGCCACGACGCGGGCGCACGTCGAGCGGGTCTGGACCCTGCTCGTGGAGGGCCACGACTGGCTCGCCGCCGACTTCGCCGCCCAGGCCGCCGAGCAGGCCGCCGCACGCGCGGCGGACCGGGAACGCGCGGAGACCGAGCGCGACCGGGCCCGGGCGGAGCAGGAGCGGTCGGACCAGGCGGGCGCCGAGGAGACCGAGCAGCTTGGCGCCGATCAGCGCGAGGCCGGAGGGGCGGCGACCGAGCAGCTCGAGGCCGGGGCTCCCCAGGCCGCCGAGGTCCACTCGGACGGGCAGGCCGTCGCCGACGCTGCCGAGTCCACGGGTGGGCGCAGCTGA
- the pyk gene encoding pyruvate kinase codes for MSRRAKIVCTLGPATSSAEQVNALVESGMDVARLNFSHGSHEDHASAYALVREASDRVGHAVAILADLQGPKIRLGTFADGPVTWVTGSQICITVEEVAGTAERVSTTYKDLANDVRVGDRLLVDDGNLSLSVVRVEGPDVFCLVVEGGTVSNNKGLSLPGVAVSVPPLSDKDERDLRFALHLGVDFIALSFVRSPTDVALVRDVMRQEDIYVPVIAKLEKPEAVRNLDAIVEAFDGIMVARGDLGVELALEQVPLVQKRAIQAARERNKPVIVATQMLESMITNSRPTRAEASDVANAVLDGADAVMLSGETSVGAYPIGAVRTMDRIIHAVESDHLWVPELVRRSRSRSGAIVRAARDIGESLDVKALATFTQTGETARRLAALHPRQPLLAFTVDARVRSQLALSWGVETFLVPAVEHTDDMVAQVDFSLLSIGRLKVDDRVVVVAGSPPNTVGSTNLIRVHEVGTDS; via the coding sequence ATGTCCCGCCGCGCCAAGATCGTCTGCACCCTGGGTCCCGCCACCAGCTCCGCGGAGCAGGTGAACGCCCTCGTCGAGTCGGGGATGGACGTCGCCCGGCTCAACTTCAGCCACGGGTCGCACGAGGACCACGCCTCCGCCTATGCGCTGGTGCGGGAGGCGTCCGACCGGGTGGGTCACGCGGTGGCCATCCTCGCCGACCTCCAGGGCCCCAAGATCCGTCTCGGCACCTTCGCCGACGGACCGGTCACCTGGGTCACGGGCAGCCAGATCTGCATCACCGTCGAGGAGGTGGCCGGGACCGCGGAGCGGGTCTCCACCACCTACAAGGACCTCGCCAACGATGTCCGCGTCGGTGACCGGCTGCTGGTCGACGACGGCAACCTGTCGCTGAGCGTGGTGCGCGTGGAGGGCCCCGACGTCTTCTGCCTGGTGGTCGAGGGCGGCACCGTCTCGAACAACAAGGGGCTGTCGCTGCCCGGCGTCGCGGTCAGCGTGCCGCCGCTGTCCGACAAGGATGAGCGGGACCTGCGCTTCGCCCTCCACCTCGGCGTCGACTTCATCGCGCTGTCCTTCGTGCGCTCGCCCACCGACGTCGCGCTGGTGCGGGATGTCATGCGGCAGGAGGACATCTACGTCCCCGTCATCGCCAAGCTGGAGAAGCCCGAGGCCGTCCGGAACCTCGACGCGATCGTCGAGGCCTTCGACGGCATCATGGTCGCCCGCGGCGACCTCGGTGTGGAGCTGGCCCTGGAGCAGGTGCCGCTGGTGCAGAAGCGGGCGATCCAGGCCGCCCGGGAGCGCAACAAGCCGGTCATCGTGGCCACCCAGATGCTCGAGTCGATGATCACCAACTCCCGGCCGACCCGCGCGGAGGCATCCGACGTGGCCAACGCGGTCCTCGACGGCGCGGACGCGGTGATGCTGTCGGGCGAGACCTCCGTCGGGGCGTACCCCATCGGGGCGGTGCGGACGATGGACCGGATCATCCACGCGGTCGAGAGCGACCACCTGTGGGTGCCGGAGCTGGTGCGCCGGTCGCGGTCCCGCTCGGGGGCGATCGTGCGGGCGGCCCGGGACATCGGGGAGTCGCTGGACGTCAAGGCACTGGCGACCTTCACGCAGACCGGCGAGACCGCCCGGCGGCTGGCAGCCCTGCATCCCCGCCAGCCGCTGCTGGCCTTCACCGTCGACGCCCGCGTGCGCAGCCAACTGGCGCTCTCGTGGGGCGTGGAGACGTTCCTCGTTCCCGCGGTGGAGCACACCGACGACATGGTGGCCCAGGTGGACTTCTCGCTGCTGTCGATCGGCCGGCTGAAGGTGGACGACCGGGTCGTCGTCGTGGCGGGCAGCCCGCCGAACACCGTCGGCTCGACCAACCTCATCCGCGTGCACGAGGTGGGTACCGACTCGTGA